In Sporosarcina psychrophila, a genomic segment contains:
- a CDS encoding FecCD family ABC transporter permease, translating to MLRKNKKALSFISVIILLILVSIQSALMGSIKVTPYELIHGLITGTNDQVAIIKDLRLPRILIALFAGAALSVAGVLLQAVMRNPLADPGIIGVSAGAGFMSIVVVAFFPTLYFFVPLFAFLGGALAFFLVYSLSWRSGLDPLRMILIGIAVNALFTGLSQGLGFSGSALTQSMSQVMTSTLTMKKWSDVDVLILYGTIGLVLSFVVYSWCNYLALDDKTAKNLGVNVNLARLVISLVAVLLASVATAVAGLFAFVGLLIPHIGRSLVGTDHKVLIPFSALAGALLILTADTLGRTIIAPNEIPASIIMAVIGGPFLIFLLRKSDRIYGH from the coding sequence ATGTTACGGAAAAATAAAAAGGCGCTCAGTTTTATCAGCGTCATTATTCTACTCATACTAGTTAGCATTCAATCTGCACTAATGGGAAGTATTAAAGTCACGCCGTACGAACTGATTCATGGACTAATAACGGGGACAAATGATCAGGTTGCTATCATTAAGGATTTACGGCTTCCACGAATTCTAATCGCTCTATTTGCAGGAGCAGCTTTATCCGTGGCGGGTGTACTATTGCAAGCAGTAATGCGTAACCCATTAGCAGACCCAGGAATAATTGGTGTTTCTGCGGGTGCCGGGTTTATGTCCATAGTTGTAGTCGCTTTTTTTCCGACACTGTACTTTTTCGTTCCTCTTTTTGCTTTCTTGGGCGGAGCTTTGGCATTTTTCCTCGTGTACTCACTGTCCTGGAGATCCGGGCTTGATCCACTGCGCATGATTTTAATCGGAATAGCGGTGAATGCCTTATTCACAGGGCTGAGCCAAGGACTTGGTTTTAGCGGAAGTGCACTTACACAATCGATGAGTCAAGTGATGACCTCAACGCTTACGATGAAAAAGTGGAGTGATGTCGATGTACTTATTTTATATGGAACGATTGGCCTCGTGTTGTCGTTTGTCGTTTATTCGTGGTGCAATTACTTGGCGTTAGATGATAAGACTGCGAAAAATTTAGGGGTTAATGTAAATCTAGCGAGATTAGTGATTTCGTTAGTGGCTGTTCTGCTTGCTTCAGTTGCAACTGCAGTTGCAGGTCTATTTGCTTTTGTTGGCTTGCTTATACCTCATATTGGACGGTCATTGGTGGGAACGGACCACAAAGTGCTAATTCCGTTTTCAGCACTGGCAGGGGCCTTGCTGATCTTAACGGCGGATACGTTAGGCCGAACAATTATAGCACCCAATGAAATCCCGGCATCTATCATTATGGCTGTCATCGGGGGACCTTTCCTCATATTCTTGCTGAGAAAGAGTGATCGTATTTATGGACATTAA
- a CDS encoding ABC transporter ATP-binding protein codes for MDIKAITFSYDKKVNTLHGVNSTIDSGKVTTIIGPNGCGKSTLLSVMANNNHPQSGQVLLEGKALSDFKPKELAKKLAVVHQQNNAPSDMTVEKLTGYGRIPYKSLFTSATDDDQQAIEWALACTNLTDKRTVPIDELSGGQMQRVWIAMALAQKTPFLLLDEPTTYLDIYYQYELLELIKGLNRTHGMSIVMVLHDINQAIRYSDIIIAMKDGKIVAKGTPSEVITVQTVKEIYGVDVVVKNDKETGMYIIPIGI; via the coding sequence ATGGACATTAAGGCTATTACTTTCTCCTACGATAAAAAAGTAAATACGTTGCATGGCGTCAACAGTACGATTGATAGTGGGAAAGTGACGACGATTATCGGGCCAAATGGTTGTGGGAAATCGACACTACTTAGCGTGATGGCCAATAATAATCATCCGCAAAGTGGACAAGTTCTATTAGAGGGCAAAGCACTCTCTGATTTTAAACCGAAGGAACTGGCGAAAAAATTAGCCGTTGTGCATCAGCAAAATAATGCCCCATCCGATATGACCGTCGAAAAACTAACGGGTTATGGCCGGATTCCATATAAGAGTTTGTTCACTTCAGCGACAGATGACGACCAACAGGCAATTGAGTGGGCGCTCGCGTGTACCAATCTGACAGATAAGCGAACAGTACCAATTGACGAATTGTCTGGAGGTCAAATGCAGCGCGTTTGGATTGCGATGGCGCTAGCGCAAAAAACACCCTTCCTGCTATTAGATGAACCGACGACTTATCTTGATATTTATTACCAATATGAATTGTTGGAACTGATCAAGGGTTTAAATCGCACACATGGTATGTCAATCGTCATGGTTTTACACGATATTAATCAGGCGATACGTTATAGTGACATCATTATTGCGATGAAAGATGGAAAAATCGTTGCCAAAGGTACACCTAGTGAAGTTATCACCGTTCAAACTGTAAAAGAAATTTACGGGGTTGATGTTGTTGTGAAAAACGATAAAGAAACAGGTATGTACATCATTCCAATAGGGATTTGA
- a CDS encoding DUF6612 family protein, translated as MKKIITWALAFVFALSFALPHGSAAAQSSAMKLVVDGVEVTSYEQPFMSHDQVLIPVEDLFKEAGYKVAKDKSGKVNVTNTYLTVDFNAAASSIEVDGKKADTEFPLTLQNAGNYVSGEFLATLEGFEVEVSEDQKTVTVTTNRVQDVAAFLAKSAAADLKSVSSALTMDMKMESSLEENEAISMLMDIKMDQINEPLSFYTITKASTDFAGEAIEDISSMYLTKDGYFQQIGDVWVKHDDELTKGLLDLSTQTDLLAQLEELQKKFTKGVNIFEYDDVYVMTQTISNEEFASMMEEVTSLLLGSGLTEPVVSEDVKATPVTEEAKTEETKVIEEVTVEATEEAVVVEEEATEGEITEEVVGLEGLDFNIEEFYVVSTIDKKTLFPLDTSAVANITMTVDEDTISIKLLLEGTFSNFNAVKEIKVPADVIKKAISMEEYMKQLELEFEKAEALKK; from the coding sequence ATGAAGAAGATTATTACATGGGCATTGGCGTTCGTTTTCGCACTATCGTTCGCATTGCCACACGGATCAGCGGCTGCACAATCATCCGCAATGAAGTTAGTAGTAGATGGCGTCGAGGTTACTAGCTACGAGCAACCCTTTATGTCACACGATCAAGTTTTAATTCCGGTGGAAGATTTGTTTAAGGAAGCTGGCTATAAAGTTGCTAAGGACAAATCAGGTAAAGTTAACGTAACAAACACGTACTTGACTGTTGATTTCAATGCAGCTGCAAGTTCGATTGAAGTAGACGGCAAGAAAGCGGACACTGAATTCCCTCTTACTTTGCAAAACGCAGGAAACTATGTTTCTGGTGAGTTTTTAGCAACTTTAGAAGGTTTTGAAGTTGAAGTTTCTGAAGATCAAAAAACGGTTACCGTTACGACAAACCGTGTACAAGACGTCGCTGCATTCTTAGCAAAATCAGCTGCAGCTGACTTGAAAAGTGTTTCTTCAGCATTAACAATGGACATGAAAATGGAGTCATCTCTTGAAGAAAATGAAGCAATCAGCATGCTTATGGATATCAAGATGGACCAAATCAACGAGCCACTATCATTCTATACAATTACTAAAGCATCAACAGACTTTGCCGGCGAAGCAATTGAAGATATTTCTTCTATGTACCTCACAAAAGATGGTTATTTCCAACAAATCGGTGATGTATGGGTCAAGCATGATGATGAACTAACAAAAGGTTTACTTGATCTTTCAACACAAACAGATCTACTTGCACAATTAGAAGAGCTACAAAAGAAATTCACTAAAGGCGTTAACATCTTTGAATACGATGATGTATATGTAATGACACAAACTATTTCTAACGAAGAATTCGCTTCTATGATGGAAGAAGTAACTTCTTTACTTCTAGGATCAGGCTTAACTGAACCAGTTGTATCAGAAGATGTAAAAGCTACTCCTGTAACTGAAGAAGCTAAAACTGAAGAAACGAAAGTTATCGAAGAAGTAACTGTAGAAGCTACTGAAGAAGCAGTTGTCGTTGAAGAAGAGGCTACTGAGGGAGAAATTACTGAAGAAGTAGTTGGTCTTGAGGGTCTAGATTTCAACATCGAGGAATTCTATGTTGTTTCTACAATCGATAAAAAGACATTGTTCCCACTTGATACATCTGCAGTTGCAAATATTACAATGACGGTGGATGAGGATACAATCTCTATCAAATTACTTCTTGAAGGAACGTTCAGCAACTTTAACGCAGTTAAAGAAATCAAAGTTCCTGCTGATGTTATCAAAAAAGCAATCAGCATGGAAGAGTATATGAAACAGTTAGAGTTGGAGTTTGAAAAAGCTGAGGCTTTGAAGAAGTAA
- a CDS encoding NEAT domain-containing protein, translating to MKKKSVFMMTVLFALFTILPTLAPDKAAAASKYADGEYTVPFTVLKDTGNEQSTTADYMVSPAKVIVQNGKTYAVVTLKNSSWWQYFKVQAGGGFADVQVVSNDTANDKRVVKFEVTDIEQLVNAKIHVIVTGIPGFTYDNKYDIRFKFNSSNIPLAPVAGQPATPPASKPTPKPVQPTPKPTPKPSVTEKATATPKPVENKQAVTKIETKTEEKNEAKPVESKEVASVKSATTAEEKATVETEQSKEEAESVASEEEIVAEDQTAAEKEEESSEVTNEANEAEVEADSISESNSKSIWYIVIFSILILGGVIVFAMRQRTRTEK from the coding sequence TTGAAAAAAAAATCCGTATTTATGATGACAGTATTATTCGCTTTATTTACGATACTTCCCACACTTGCACCTGACAAAGCAGCTGCGGCTTCCAAATATGCCGATGGCGAGTACACGGTTCCGTTTACAGTGTTAAAAGATACAGGTAATGAGCAATCGACGACAGCTGACTATATGGTTAGTCCGGCGAAAGTAATCGTTCAAAACGGTAAAACGTATGCCGTTGTTACATTGAAAAACAGTTCTTGGTGGCAATACTTTAAAGTGCAAGCAGGCGGTGGATTTGCCGATGTACAAGTAGTAAGTAATGATACGGCAAATGATAAACGCGTTGTGAAATTTGAAGTGACAGACATTGAGCAATTGGTAAATGCCAAAATTCATGTCATTGTAACGGGCATACCCGGTTTTACATATGACAACAAATACGATATCCGCTTCAAATTTAACAGTTCCAATATCCCTTTAGCGCCTGTCGCCGGGCAGCCCGCAACACCTCCAGCGTCTAAACCAACACCTAAACCAGTACAACCAACACCGAAACCAACGCCCAAACCTTCAGTAACGGAAAAGGCGACTGCAACACCTAAGCCAGTTGAAAACAAACAGGCTGTAACAAAAATAGAAACGAAAACTGAAGAAAAAAACGAAGCGAAACCAGTAGAATCTAAAGAAGTCGCAAGTGTAAAGTCAGCTACAACCGCAGAAGAAAAAGCGACTGTTGAAACTGAGCAATCGAAAGAAGAAGCTGAGTCTGTGGCGAGTGAAGAAGAAATCGTTGCCGAAGATCAAACAGCGGCAGAAAAAGAAGAAGAGTCATCTGAAGTAACGAATGAAGCAAACGAGGCTGAAGTTGAAGCAGATTCAATATCTGAGTCGAATTCGAAATCTATATGGTATATCGTCATTTTCTCGATACTTATTCTTGGTGGAGTTATTGTCTTTGCTATGAGACAGCGCACACGGACTGAAAAGTAA
- the isdE gene encoding heme ABC transporter substrate-binding protein IsdE — MNMRKARNLFYILLATVVLAGCSSQKGTSSNEENTEPAGERIVATTVALTEIMDALEIDLVGIPSSYKDLPKRYTDVQEVGNPMSPDMEMLLSLKPTEILSVTTLKYDLQEMFDERDIDMTYVNLESIDAMHSEILHLGEKYDREKQAKAIVDQFEEKVAEIHKLSEGKAQPTVLILLGIPGSYLVATEHSYIGDLVKRSGGKNVITGEKVEFLSSNTEYLQQAKPDIILRASHGMPEQVIQMFDDEFKSNDVWQHFEAVKNDRVYDLDELLFGTTGSLAAVEALGELQKMLYPN, encoded by the coding sequence ATGAACATGCGAAAAGCACGTAATCTTTTCTATATACTTCTAGCTACTGTAGTCCTAGCTGGTTGTTCGTCCCAAAAAGGCACTTCATCCAATGAAGAAAATACCGAACCAGCGGGTGAGCGGATCGTTGCTACAACGGTTGCGTTGACGGAAATTATGGATGCCCTAGAAATCGATTTAGTCGGGATACCATCAAGTTACAAAGACTTGCCGAAACGCTACACCGATGTACAAGAGGTCGGGAATCCGATGAGCCCAGACATGGAAATGCTTTTGTCACTGAAACCGACAGAAATATTATCTGTGACAACGTTGAAATATGATTTGCAAGAGATGTTTGACGAACGTGACATCGATATGACTTATGTAAATTTGGAAAGCATAGACGCAATGCACAGCGAAATCTTACATTTAGGTGAGAAGTATGATCGCGAAAAACAAGCGAAAGCGATTGTCGATCAATTCGAAGAGAAAGTTGCCGAAATTCATAAACTATCAGAAGGTAAAGCCCAGCCTACTGTGCTCATTTTACTTGGTATTCCAGGGAGTTATCTAGTTGCAACAGAACATTCCTATATCGGAGACCTCGTTAAGCGAAGCGGCGGTAAAAATGTCATTACAGGAGAAAAAGTAGAGTTTCTTTCTTCTAATACAGAATACTTACAGCAAGCAAAACCGGATATCATTTTAAGAGCTTCACATGGTATGCCAGAACAGGTCATTCAAATGTTTGACGATGAGTTCAAATCGAATGACGTTTGGCAACATTTCGAAGCTGTTAAAAATGACCGTGTCTATGATTTAGACGAACTTCTATTTGGAACAACAGGCAGTTTAGCAGCAGTCGAAGCATTGGGCGAACTGCAAAAAATGTTGTATCCAAACTAA
- a CDS encoding NEAT domain-containing protein codes for MKHRLTIPLSLLIFFSVVFGSYTPNAHAAELSDGTYVVDYEMLQAENDSVSIANDYFEKPATLTIDKDGQYLQFTVNHAKWIKFIKSANGESFADVNMVSEDLENDKRVIAFKVDGDSTEPLLLQMHVVIEEMEPSYDHKYSVRLNLDVETMELTDAPAVVVNTPVAESKSVDTIEKKDESTSSTALIYVLLAIIAIIAIIFVRKFSSAKKVKK; via the coding sequence TTGAAACATCGATTAACCATACCACTTTCATTACTCATTTTTTTTAGTGTTGTTTTTGGTTCTTATACACCTAATGCTCACGCAGCCGAACTCTCGGATGGTACATATGTTGTCGACTACGAAATGTTGCAAGCTGAGAATGATTCCGTATCGATTGCAAATGATTATTTTGAAAAACCGGCAACGCTGACGATTGATAAAGACGGGCAGTATTTACAATTCACAGTGAACCATGCTAAATGGATTAAATTCATAAAATCGGCAAATGGTGAATCATTTGCTGACGTGAATATGGTCAGTGAAGATCTTGAGAATGATAAGCGCGTCATTGCATTTAAAGTAGACGGAGATAGTACAGAGCCGTTGCTGTTACAAATGCATGTTGTCATTGAAGAGATGGAGCCGTCGTATGATCACAAGTACTCGGTCCGTTTGAATCTAGATGTAGAAACGATGGAATTGACAGACGCTCCTGCGGTTGTTGTTAATACGCCTGTTGCCGAATCAAAATCTGTTGACACGATTGAAAAGAAAGATGAGTCAACAAGTAGCACAGCACTTATTTATGTATTGCTCGCAATAATCGCTATCATTGCGATTATTTTTGTGCGCAAGTTCAGTTCCGCGAAGAAAGTAAAAAAATAA
- a CDS encoding NEAT domain-containing protein: MKKQLMMLFSALLVLFTVLPASQFEAAEVTTPVKQEFELPLDILQVENDDKSATAQYVKSPAKIVVEDGKTYAYVTLLSSKWWQSLKVQTKQPGTFKETNFADAEVISEDKAADTRLVKFEVQDLSKELNAKIHIIVTGVPGLGEYDHSYDIRLKFDDSKTPVVPEVPEVPEVTPEKPETPEVPVTPAPEVIKDGAYTIDYKALHEEEDKDSSMTRYLETPAALSVKDGKNLVTMTLTNNEQITAFQVEQAGKFVDTTVVKTDVEANTRVVEFEVADLSTIINAKFTVFVAAANHTGNYSVRLAFDKATIKPVVIEEVPGEEVETPVEVVPVTFKDIDKTWAKPYIESLASKQIVKGKTATTFAPNDQITRAQFAILLSRALELPKQDYKGTFSDVTKNMDWIVYEAEAASRAGIISVTDGKFRPNEAITRQQMATMIIRAIEYKDASVLEGVKNDVAFADAKDITAYAKTSVDLAAGLGIIGGKEVKGKQLFEPKANATRAHGSKMVYYLLETLQK, from the coding sequence ATGAAAAAGCAACTAATGATGTTATTTTCAGCACTACTCGTTCTATTTACTGTACTACCTGCTAGCCAATTCGAAGCAGCTGAAGTAACTACACCGGTGAAACAAGAATTTGAACTACCACTTGATATATTGCAAGTTGAAAATGATGATAAATCAGCAACAGCTCAATATGTGAAAAGCCCTGCGAAAATTGTTGTTGAAGACGGTAAAACTTACGCATACGTAACATTATTAAGCAGTAAGTGGTGGCAGTCACTGAAAGTCCAAACAAAACAACCAGGTACATTTAAAGAAACAAACTTCGCAGATGCAGAAGTAATCAGTGAAGATAAGGCAGCGGATACTAGACTTGTTAAATTTGAAGTTCAAGATCTTAGTAAAGAATTGAATGCTAAAATCCATATTATCGTAACGGGTGTACCAGGCTTAGGCGAGTATGACCACAGCTATGATATCCGTTTGAAATTCGATGACAGCAAAACTCCGGTAGTACCAGAAGTACCGGAAGTACCGGAAGTAACTCCTGAAAAACCGGAAACTCCCGAAGTACCCGTAACACCAGCACCAGAAGTAATTAAAGACGGTGCATATACAATCGATTACAAAGCATTGCATGAAGAAGAAGATAAAGATTCATCAATGACTAGATACCTTGAAACACCAGCAGCACTTTCTGTGAAAGACGGTAAAAACCTTGTTACAATGACACTTACGAACAATGAACAAATTACAGCTTTCCAAGTAGAACAAGCTGGTAAATTCGTAGATACAACTGTTGTAAAAACAGATGTAGAAGCAAACACAAGAGTTGTTGAATTTGAAGTAGCTGATTTATCAACAATTATCAATGCTAAATTCACAGTATTTGTAGCAGCAGCGAACCACACAGGGAACTATTCTGTACGTCTTGCTTTTGACAAAGCAACTATTAAACCAGTTGTAATAGAAGAAGTACCTGGTGAAGAAGTAGAAACGCCTGTTGAAGTAGTACCCGTAACATTTAAAGATATCGACAAAACATGGGCAAAACCTTACATCGAGTCACTTGCATCAAAACAAATCGTTAAAGGAAAAACGGCTACAACGTTTGCTCCAAATGATCAAATTACAAGAGCACAATTTGCCATCCTATTGTCACGTGCACTTGAACTTCCGAAACAAGATTATAAAGGAACATTCTCTGACGTAACAAAAAACATGGACTGGATCGTTTACGAAGCTGAAGCGGCAAGCCGTGCAGGTATCATCAGCGTAACTGATGGGAAATTCCGTCCGAATGAAGCAATCACACGTCAACAAATGGCTACTATGATTATCCGTGCAATTGAATACAAAGATGCAAGTGTACTAGAAGGCGTGAAAAATGATGTTGCGTTTGCAGATGCGAAAGACATTACTGCATATGCAAAAACATCTGTCGACTTGGCAGCTGGTCTTGGTATCATTGGCGGTAAAGAAGTAAAAGGTAAACAACTATTCGAACCAAAAGCAAACGCGACACGCGCACATGGTTCTAAAATGGTTTATTACTTACTCGAAACACTTCAAAAATAA
- a CDS encoding class D sortase, with the protein MKKTMKWLGNVMIMTSIFLLVWLIAGNMTSKQQQSHLLDAFDSVKAEADFDRTITTDEQGPSGGEKQESSGIEGVLSIPVINLESPVLYGADPVSLSRALGAVADMDEPGELDGSYAIAGHQAHVFGAFFNRLHEVEVGTRFIYETVEESMEFEVFDVKVVKPNEVNVLDRKKGVALLSLITCYPANSNKYRLVVQAKRVDAVTP; encoded by the coding sequence ATGAAAAAAACAATGAAATGGCTTGGAAACGTTATGATTATGACGAGCATTTTTTTGCTGGTGTGGTTGATTGCGGGAAATATGACTAGCAAACAGCAGCAAAGCCACCTTTTAGATGCTTTCGATTCGGTCAAAGCGGAAGCCGATTTTGATAGGACTATAACAACTGATGAACAAGGACCTTCTGGTGGGGAAAAACAAGAATCCAGTGGAATTGAAGGGGTATTGTCCATTCCCGTCATCAATCTAGAGTCTCCAGTGCTGTATGGAGCTGATCCGGTTAGCCTAAGTAGAGCGTTGGGTGCTGTAGCGGATATGGATGAGCCAGGTGAGTTAGATGGCAGTTATGCTATCGCAGGTCACCAAGCCCATGTGTTTGGTGCGTTCTTTAATCGTCTTCATGAAGTTGAAGTTGGTACTCGCTTCATTTATGAAACAGTTGAAGAATCCATGGAATTCGAAGTGTTTGATGTGAAAGTGGTCAAGCCGAATGAAGTGAATGTCCTTGACCGAAAAAAAGGTGTCGCGCTGCTCTCGCTAATTACGTGCTATCCTGCGAACTCGAACAAATATAGACTTGTAGTCCAAGCGAAGAGAGTGGATGCGGTGACACCATAA